A DNA window from Pirellulales bacterium contains the following coding sequences:
- a CDS encoding hemolysin III family protein: MPALQMDSQPGLSPLSNRQEIVNGITHGMGFVMALLAAPSVVLLAMKESAWHMFGASVYAFTLVSLYAASTLSHVFHFHATWRRIFRMLDQGCIYLLIAGTYTPFAVVYFHDGWYRLLNAAMWTTAALGFASKVFFAHRVDSVATWAYVVLGWLPIVTVPRAIEVVPHECLLLMIGGGACYTIGTFFLMLDRRVPFFHAVWHLLVIAGSTLHYIAIIAYVLPQR, translated from the coding sequence ATGCCAGCACTGCAAATGGACAGCCAACCCGGTTTGTCGCCGTTGTCGAATCGCCAGGAAATCGTCAACGGGATTACGCATGGCATGGGCTTTGTAATGGCCCTGCTAGCCGCGCCGTCCGTGGTCTTGTTGGCCATGAAGGAATCCGCCTGGCACATGTTCGGCGCGAGCGTCTATGCGTTCACGCTCGTGTCGCTGTATGCAGCCTCGACTTTGTCGCACGTGTTCCATTTCCATGCGACCTGGCGCCGCATCTTCCGGATGCTCGATCAGGGGTGCATCTACTTGCTGATCGCGGGCACGTATACGCCCTTCGCGGTGGTGTACTTCCACGACGGCTGGTACAGGCTGCTCAACGCGGCGATGTGGACGACGGCTGCGCTGGGGTTCGCCTCGAAGGTGTTCTTCGCACATCGCGTCGACAGCGTGGCTACGTGGGCTTACGTGGTGCTCGGCTGGCTGCCGATCGTCACGGTGCCGCGCGCCATCGAAGTCGTTCCACACGAGTGCCTGCTGCTGATGATCGGCGGTGGCGCGTGCTACACGATCGGGACCTTCTTTCTGATGCTCGACCGCAGGGTTCCGTTCTTCCACGCGGTCTGGCATCTGCTCGTCATCGCCGGCAGCACCTTGCACTACATCGCCATCATCGCTTACGTGCTGCCGCAGCGGTAA
- the lptB gene encoding LPS export ABC transporter ATP-binding protein: protein MALLEAHGLIKYYGRRKVVDGVDFHVDPGEIVGLLGPNGAGKTTSFRMTCGMIPANKGRVILNDIDVTDWPMYRRAREGGMGYLAQESSVFRKLTVEDNLLGVMEMLGVGRAERRRRCDELLEQFKITARRKQLAMSLSGGERRRLEIARCLVSDPKILLFDEPFTGIDPVTIAGIQEMVCSLREQGIAILITDHQVRETLQITDRSYVIREGRVLCHGAPHEVVRNPEARKFYFGEGIDLGVPGIPPPHSESDRPARSEPRFRFRR, encoded by the coding sequence ATGGCATTGTTGGAAGCCCACGGACTCATCAAATACTATGGCCGCCGCAAGGTCGTCGACGGCGTCGATTTTCACGTCGACCCGGGCGAAATCGTCGGGCTTCTCGGGCCCAACGGTGCCGGTAAGACGACGAGCTTTCGGATGACCTGTGGGATGATTCCGGCCAACAAGGGCCGAGTCATTCTTAACGATATCGATGTGACCGACTGGCCGATGTATCGCCGCGCCCGCGAAGGCGGTATGGGCTACCTGGCTCAGGAATCGAGCGTCTTTCGCAAGCTGACCGTCGAAGACAACCTGCTGGGCGTGATGGAGATGCTGGGCGTGGGCCGGGCCGAACGGCGCCGCCGCTGCGATGAACTGCTCGAACAGTTCAAGATCACCGCGCGCCGCAAGCAATTGGCGATGAGCCTGTCGGGTGGCGAGCGCCGACGGCTGGAGATTGCCCGCTGCCTGGTCTCCGATCCGAAGATTCTGCTGTTCGACGAGCCCTTCACGGGCATCGACCCGGTGACGATCGCAGGCATCCAAGAGATGGTGTGCAGCCTGCGCGAGCAGGGGATTGCGATCCTCATCACCGATCACCAGGTTCGCGAGACGTTGCAAATCACCGATCGCAGCTATGTGATTCGCGAGGGGCGCGTGCTGTGCCACGGGGCGCCTCACGAAGTCGTGCGCAATCCCGAGGCGCGCAAGTTCTACTTCGGCGAAGGGATCGATCTGGGCGTGCCCGGCATCCCACCCCCACACAGCGAGTCTGATCGCCCGGCTCGGAGCGAGCCGCGTTTTCGCTTTCGCCGGTAG
- a CDS encoding endonuclease/exonuclease/phosphatase family protein, whose product MAATTAQATAPGASKRFDAAAFSTVALRPARRRYRRTAAFVLVLVVFATAWGNGRHAADARSGTLASVGQQPSSHVPGRFRVATFNIATGHRRDGGVDLAAVARALHGIDVAALQEVDGPWIAYRDNQADDLADHLSLAAAFAPTERRWWQDHMGNALLTRFNVAPWQSIPLPCTQRRGFRNLLFATLPTESGKPLKVLVAHIDRRQDREAQLEIVCNLFESLAEPAMLLGDLNTTRDDPRLATCFGRGARDALDDAGAGSSERRIDWILLRGLRGTAGGEVREEVSDHPLYWADVELMGPATTQPGE is encoded by the coding sequence ATGGCCGCGACTACGGCTCAGGCGACCGCACCCGGCGCGAGCAAGCGCTTCGATGCCGCTGCCTTCTCAACGGTGGCCTTGCGCCCGGCGCGGCGGCGGTATCGTCGGACGGCTGCCTTCGTCTTGGTCTTGGTTGTGTTCGCGACCGCGTGGGGCAATGGGCGCCATGCGGCCGACGCCCGCAGTGGCACTCTTGCGAGCGTGGGGCAACAGCCCTCATCGCATGTCCCTGGCCGGTTTCGCGTGGCCACGTTCAACATTGCCACAGGGCACCGGCGTGACGGCGGCGTCGATCTCGCGGCCGTAGCCCGCGCGCTGCACGGCATCGACGTTGCCGCGCTGCAAGAAGTCGACGGGCCCTGGATTGCCTATCGCGACAACCAGGCGGACGACCTGGCCGACCATCTCTCCTTGGCCGCGGCGTTTGCACCCACCGAGCGACGCTGGTGGCAGGACCACATGGGTAACGCGCTGTTGACCCGGTTCAACGTTGCGCCCTGGCAGAGTATTCCATTGCCGTGCACGCAGCGCCGCGGGTTTCGCAATCTGCTGTTTGCCACGCTACCGACGGAATCAGGCAAGCCGCTGAAGGTACTGGTCGCCCATATCGACCGCCGCCAAGATCGCGAGGCCCAACTCGAGATCGTTTGCAACTTGTTCGAGTCGCTCGCCGAGCCAGCGATGCTGTTGGGCGATCTGAATACGACGCGCGACGATCCGCGCCTAGCCACCTGCTTTGGTCGCGGCGCCCGCGACGCGCTGGACGACGCCGGCGCCGGCTCGTCGGAACGTCGGATCGATTGGATTCTCCTGCGCGGCTTGCGCGGGACCGCTGGCGGCGAGGTCCGCGAAGAAGTCTCGGATCACCCGTTGTATTGGGCCGATGTCGAGCTGATGGGACCGGCCACGACCCAGCCTGGGGAATGA
- a CDS encoding glycosyltransferase family 39 protein, whose translation MSLERPGMMVRWVVIVRGRLARPCGPMPVGSWLLLLTAALLLYGFNLSGARALTEHEIYVAGVAKQMDDSGDLLLPRVGDQLWLEKPPLPHWLVIACNRLDGSWDEATARWPSVLSGTAVVLLIAGLTAQWFGPTAGLLAGLFQASCVYMITYARLAEADMLLCALTTGALTVFARLQAGWMPQQRQLGRGGWVLFWCLIGLTNLVKGPLFGAGLVLGVIGCWQITRRDWRGVVAMFSPLGLCLAVGLAVAWPLSVAYREPAAWELWRDHLLGRAAGTVDFNSKPFWYYLTCWPWQLLPWTPLLFIAALPSARTAWEQKNSPERFLWCWALAPLVLLSLSRGKHHHYLIYALPALAPIMAQGGLLLAGSIRTRGRLALHWGNLCIRIFAPAAAIAAAIVGWRSNTFRGDCVVMGLTSLALFTAVGWLTRRAWPAASMAATIGGVLWLEVYVHGWVMPRRDPSAADRQFLQAVASEVPADARLVACGGGEIARHIFYIDRHVEGHWELVQLKADPRSGALYVVARGRDAQQLEHLGRVEQLSQSRQTRRETSPEDRYTLFRVDPERLVQGAAAPHRE comes from the coding sequence ATGAGTCTGGAAAGGCCCGGCATGATGGTGCGCTGGGTGGTTATTGTGCGCGGCCGGCTTGCCCGGCCTTGCGGGCCAATGCCCGTGGGCAGTTGGCTATTGCTGTTGACGGCCGCGTTATTGCTATACGGGTTCAACCTGAGTGGCGCGCGGGCCTTGACCGAACATGAGATTTACGTCGCCGGAGTCGCCAAACAGATGGACGACTCCGGCGATCTGCTGCTGCCGCGCGTCGGCGATCAGCTCTGGCTGGAGAAGCCGCCGCTTCCACATTGGCTAGTGATCGCCTGCAACCGTCTGGACGGCTCCTGGGATGAGGCGACGGCGCGTTGGCCCTCGGTACTTTCTGGCACGGCGGTTGTGCTGCTGATTGCCGGTCTGACGGCGCAATGGTTTGGCCCGACCGCCGGGCTGCTGGCGGGCCTGTTTCAAGCGTCATGCGTCTACATGATTACCTATGCTCGGCTGGCCGAAGCCGACATGCTGCTCTGCGCGCTGACGACCGGCGCCTTGACCGTGTTTGCACGATTGCAGGCAGGGTGGATGCCGCAGCAGCGGCAATTGGGCCGCGGCGGCTGGGTGCTGTTCTGGTGCCTGATCGGTTTGACGAACCTGGTCAAGGGGCCCCTGTTTGGTGCGGGACTCGTGTTGGGAGTGATCGGCTGTTGGCAGATCACGCGGCGCGATTGGCGGGGCGTTGTGGCCATGTTCTCGCCGTTGGGACTGTGCCTGGCGGTCGGTCTCGCCGTTGCCTGGCCGCTGTCCGTGGCCTATCGCGAACCGGCCGCATGGGAACTCTGGCGCGATCACCTGCTGGGCCGCGCAGCTGGGACCGTCGATTTCAATTCGAAGCCCTTCTGGTACTACCTGACTTGCTGGCCGTGGCAGTTGTTGCCGTGGACGCCATTGCTGTTCATCGCGGCGCTGCCCAGCGCGCGCACCGCGTGGGAGCAAAAAAATTCGCCTGAACGGTTCTTGTGGTGTTGGGCACTGGCGCCGCTGGTGCTGTTGTCGCTCTCGCGCGGCAAGCATCATCACTACTTGATCTACGCCTTGCCGGCGCTGGCTCCGATCATGGCCCAAGGCGGTCTGCTGCTGGCCGGCTCGATTCGCACGCGCGGGCGGCTGGCGTTGCACTGGGGCAACCTGTGTATCCGCATCTTTGCACCCGCCGCGGCGATTGCCGCCGCGATCGTAGGTTGGCGCTCGAACACGTTTCGCGGTGACTGTGTCGTGATGGGCCTGACGAGCCTGGCGCTGTTCACGGCGGTCGGATGGCTAACGCGAAGGGCCTGGCCTGCCGCGTCGATGGCCGCCACGATCGGCGGCGTGCTGTGGTTGGAAGTCTATGTGCATGGTTGGGTCATGCCGCGCCGCGATCCGTCGGCGGCCGACCGTCAGTTCCTGCAAGCGGTCGCGAGCGAGGTCCCGGCCGACGCGCGGTTGGTTGCGTGTGGCGGCGGAGAGATTGCCCGACACATCTTCTACATCGATCGGCACGTCGAGGGGCATTGGGAGCTCGTCCAGCTCAAGGCCGATCCGCGCAGCGGCGCCCTGTATGTCGTGGCCCGGGGCCGGGACGCCCAGCAGCTAGAGCACTTGGGGCGTGTCGAGCAGTTGTCGCAAAGTCGCCAGACCCGGCGCGAGACGTCGCCGGAAGATCGCTATACGCTGTTCCGCGTCGATCCGGAGCGGTTGGTCCAGGGCGCTGCGGCTCCGCACCGTGAATGA
- a CDS encoding VOC family protein has protein sequence MNACVIGFEIVSRDPQAAADFYGRLFDWKIGQEVTGGIRRLDAKTAENLHGSILPAVRELRPSVQLVVSVDNVIDTCAHAMELGAAVVVPPRKMPNGQCIAVLVDPQKLPLVVVQDG, from the coding sequence ATGAACGCGTGCGTGATCGGTTTCGAGATCGTTTCGCGCGATCCTCAGGCAGCGGCCGATTTTTACGGTCGACTGTTCGATTGGAAGATTGGCCAGGAGGTCACCGGCGGCATCCGGCGGCTCGACGCCAAGACGGCCGAGAACCTGCACGGTTCGATCCTGCCAGCCGTGCGTGAATTGCGCCCCAGCGTACAACTGGTCGTCTCGGTCGACAACGTGATCGACACCTGCGCCCATGCGATGGAATTGGGGGCGGCCGTCGTCGTGCCGCCGCGCAAGATGCCGAACGGTCAGTGCATCGCCGTGCTCGTGGACCCCCAAAAGCTGCCGCTGGTCGTCGTTCAAGACGGCTGA
- a CDS encoding GDSL family lipase produces MLDLAKLCRRTFLRFLATATVVAIVPLAVCTPAPALAHDADTPAPRTDEGWKQRFAELNERAKAGNYDLVFLGDSITQGWNDNAIWKKHFEAYHPLNLGIGGDRTQHVLYRLQHGNIDGLKPKLVVLMIGTNNSNGNDNTGVEIADGIKAIVAELRKRLPETKVLLLAIFPRGPMPNPQREKNAEASRLASEVADGEMVHYLNIGDKFLAADGSLPKDIMPDYLHLSPEGYRIWAEAIEPKVKELMGVK; encoded by the coding sequence ATGCTTGATCTAGCGAAATTGTGTCGGCGAACGTTTCTGCGGTTCTTAGCGACGGCGACGGTCGTGGCGATCGTGCCCCTGGCGGTTTGCACGCCTGCGCCGGCCCTCGCACACGACGCCGACACGCCTGCGCCCCGGACCGACGAGGGCTGGAAGCAGCGATTCGCCGAGCTCAACGAACGGGCCAAGGCCGGCAACTACGACCTGGTGTTCCTCGGCGACTCGATCACCCAGGGCTGGAACGACAACGCGATCTGGAAGAAACACTTCGAGGCCTATCACCCGCTGAACCTGGGCATCGGCGGCGATCGCACGCAGCACGTGCTCTACCGGCTGCAACACGGCAACATCGACGGCCTGAAGCCGAAGCTCGTCGTGCTGATGATTGGCACCAACAACTCCAACGGCAACGACAACACGGGCGTCGAGATCGCCGACGGCATCAAGGCCATTGTTGCCGAGCTGCGCAAGCGGCTGCCGGAGACGAAGGTGCTGCTGCTGGCCATCTTTCCGCGCGGACCGATGCCAAACCCGCAGCGCGAAAAGAACGCCGAGGCCAGCCGCCTGGCCTCGGAAGTGGCCGACGGCGAGATGGTGCACTATCTCAACATCGGCGACAAATTCCTCGCGGCCGATGGCTCGCTGCCCAAGGACATCATGCCCGACTACCTGCACCTCAGCCCCGAAGGCTATCGCATTTGGGCCGAGGCGATCGAACCCAAGGTCAAAGAGCTGATGGGCGTCAAGTAA
- a CDS encoding ATP-dependent 6-phosphofructokinase → MTAINKRIGILTSGGDCPGLNAVIRGAVKTANYLGYDCIGFIKGYEGLVEPVTYIPLNQKNTTGILNQGGTILGSTNKGRFVARAGVADRLEIEGDMLRAAKTTVEQLGLSGLICVGGDGSLAIALQFHEYGMPVVGVPKTIDNDLQCTAFTFGFDSAIACATDALDRLHTTAASHERIMVMEVMGRHAGWIALHAGIAGGADVILIPEIGWNYENVCQKILERETQGKRFTLIVVAEGALLPDGGLIARSAGTGQVRLGGVGNHVAAEIERRLQRETRCVVLGHLQRGGPPTTFDRVLATQFGAHAVRLIDQQRFGEMVCFQPPNIESVAIADAVSKLSQVDPSSSAVQAARALGISFGDQASACNPFIIPTRTASVNEFAEATH, encoded by the coding sequence ATGACGGCGATCAACAAGCGGATCGGCATTCTCACCAGCGGCGGCGATTGTCCGGGACTGAACGCCGTGATTCGCGGCGCCGTGAAGACGGCCAACTACCTGGGCTACGACTGCATCGGCTTCATCAAGGGGTACGAAGGGCTCGTCGAGCCGGTCACGTACATCCCGTTGAACCAGAAGAATACGACGGGCATTCTCAACCAAGGTGGCACGATCCTCGGTTCGACCAACAAGGGACGCTTCGTGGCCCGGGCCGGCGTGGCCGATCGCCTGGAAATCGAAGGCGATATGCTGCGGGCCGCCAAGACCACGGTCGAGCAACTGGGGCTCTCCGGCCTGATCTGCGTGGGCGGCGATGGTTCGCTCGCGATCGCCTTGCAGTTCCACGAATATGGAATGCCGGTCGTCGGTGTGCCCAAGACGATCGACAACGATCTGCAATGCACGGCGTTCACCTTCGGATTCGACAGCGCGATCGCATGCGCGACCGACGCCCTCGACCGCCTGCACACGACAGCTGCCTCGCACGAACGGATTATGGTCATGGAGGTGATGGGGCGCCACGCGGGCTGGATTGCCCTGCACGCGGGCATCGCGGGCGGCGCCGACGTGATCCTAATTCCTGAGATCGGTTGGAACTACGAAAACGTCTGCCAGAAGATTCTGGAGCGCGAAACACAAGGCAAGCGGTTCACGCTGATCGTGGTCGCCGAGGGCGCGCTGTTGCCCGACGGTGGTTTGATTGCCCGCAGCGCCGGCACCGGACAGGTGCGCCTCGGCGGCGTGGGCAATCACGTGGCGGCCGAAATCGAACGGCGGCTGCAACGCGAGACGCGCTGCGTGGTGCTGGGCCATCTGCAGCGCGGTGGGCCGCCGACTACGTTCGACCGCGTGCTGGCCACCCAGTTCGGCGCACATGCGGTACGCCTGATCGACCAGCAGCGATTCGGCGAAATGGTCTGCTTTCAGCCGCCGAATATCGAGAGCGTCGCCATTGCCGATGCCGTCAGCAAACTCTCGCAGGTCGATCCATCGAGTTCGGCAGTGCAGGCGGCGCGGGCCCTGGGCATCAGCTTTGGCGACCAGGCCTCGGCTTGCAATCCGTTCATCATTCCGACGCGTACCGCGAGCGTGAACGAGTTCGCCGAGGCGACCCACTGA
- a CDS encoding rhomboid family intramembrane serine protease produces the protein MFLFFPYNTDAPVYSFPYATVGLIVLNTAIHLLCFGLAYHQADAEAALFAETLLPWTLQWGDGLHPVQWLTSNFVHGGWAHLIGNMVFLWPFGLIVEGKLGWWRFLLVYLLLGVAQSGIEQSIMLAAPGGNSFGASAIIFGLVAMALVWAPKNDLYCFLFVFLFFRPIIQTVEVQVWVFALGMAGYEFAFAALAGFGMETPVLHLMGFGLGLPVAIIMLRLKLVDCEGWDVFTVWQGKTGVFADQPRPEAKPVDERKLAEARQETQNKIDSLMAQSQPRLALAVHRKAEKTLPDWQLPEPSHRALAAGLEQQQAYDEFVALAVDYLRLYPDKQVRMRLKLAQVLIYRLQRPGQALVVLQKLPAEGLPPDFEKIRRGLIKTANHQRATGEHLELAPHDW, from the coding sequence ATGTTCCTGTTCTTTCCGTACAACACCGACGCGCCGGTCTATTCGTTTCCGTACGCGACGGTCGGCCTGATCGTCCTCAACACGGCCATTCATCTGCTGTGCTTCGGTCTGGCCTATCATCAGGCCGACGCCGAGGCCGCGTTGTTTGCCGAAACTCTGCTGCCGTGGACCTTGCAATGGGGCGACGGTTTGCACCCCGTGCAGTGGCTGACGTCCAACTTCGTGCACGGGGGTTGGGCTCACCTGATCGGCAACATGGTGTTCCTCTGGCCATTCGGGCTGATCGTCGAAGGCAAGCTGGGCTGGTGGAGGTTCCTGCTCGTCTACCTGCTGTTGGGCGTCGCGCAAAGCGGCATCGAGCAGTCGATCATGCTGGCGGCACCGGGCGGAAACTCGTTCGGCGCCTCGGCCATCATTTTCGGACTCGTTGCCATGGCGTTGGTCTGGGCGCCCAAGAACGACCTGTACTGCTTCTTGTTCGTGTTCCTGTTCTTCCGCCCGATCATCCAGACGGTCGAAGTGCAGGTCTGGGTATTTGCCCTGGGCATGGCGGGGTATGAATTCGCGTTTGCCGCGCTGGCCGGGTTCGGCATGGAGACGCCGGTGTTGCACTTGATGGGCTTTGGGCTGGGGCTCCCGGTGGCCATCATCATGTTGCGACTGAAACTCGTCGATTGCGAGGGCTGGGACGTGTTCACCGTCTGGCAGGGCAAGACCGGCGTGTTCGCCGATCAGCCGCGGCCTGAGGCCAAGCCGGTCGACGAGCGCAAGTTGGCCGAGGCCCGGCAAGAGACGCAGAACAAGATCGACAGCTTGATGGCCCAATCGCAGCCGCGCCTGGCGCTGGCCGTGCATCGCAAGGCCGAGAAGACCTTGCCCGACTGGCAACTGCCCGAACCGAGCCATCGCGCACTTGCGGCCGGACTCGAGCAACAGCAGGCCTACGACGAGTTCGTCGCCTTGGCGGTCGACTATCTACGGCTCTATCCCGACAAACAGGTGCGGATGCGGCTCAAGCTGGCCCAGGTGTTGATTTATCGCCTGCAGCGCCCCGGGCAGGCCCTGGTCGTGCTGCAGAAGCTGCCGGCCGAGGGCCTGCCGCCGGACTTCGAGAAAATCCGTCGTGGATTGATCAAGACAGCCAATCACCAGCGGGCAACCGGCGAGCACCTGGAGCTCGCGCCGCACGACTGGTAG
- a CDS encoding FAD binding domain-containing protein, whose translation MKAFEYAAPRRESEIAGLLSSRWGESEILAGGTDLVGLMYKMVVTPSRVVNIMDVPSLRGVEADSQSVRIGATTSLSDLLDSPDLDDFPSIKQAIRGISSLQLQAQGTLGGELCQRPRCWYFRNGHGYLAQNGRLVAEGDHRYHAIFGNAGPAKFCAGSRLAPALMALGAKVRVVGPGPEDEAQFPLDALYRTPRDEQQRETVLLPNQVLTHITIPRDVVPANATYEVRQGAGPDYPLASAAAAVQLKAGRIIAARVVLGQVAPVPWVSSLAANVLLGQLASREAAAAAGEAAVREATPLPGNRYKVQLARVAVERAALLAFGLQTGGF comes from the coding sequence ATGAAAGCCTTTGAATACGCGGCTCCGCGCCGCGAAAGCGAGATCGCCGGATTGCTTTCATCCCGCTGGGGTGAAAGCGAAATCCTCGCCGGCGGCACCGACCTGGTCGGTCTGATGTACAAGATGGTGGTCACGCCCAGCCGGGTCGTGAACATCATGGACGTGCCGAGCCTGCGCGGCGTCGAGGCCGACTCGCAATCGGTGCGGATCGGGGCTACGACCTCGCTCAGCGATCTGCTCGACAGCCCGGACCTCGACGATTTCCCCTCGATCAAACAGGCCATCCGCGGGATCAGCAGCCTCCAGTTGCAAGCCCAAGGGACGCTCGGCGGCGAGCTTTGCCAGCGTCCGCGGTGCTGGTACTTCCGCAATGGTCACGGCTATCTCGCCCAGAACGGCCGGCTCGTGGCCGAAGGCGATCACCGGTATCACGCGATTTTTGGCAACGCTGGACCCGCGAAGTTCTGTGCAGGCTCGCGCTTGGCCCCAGCCTTGATGGCCCTGGGCGCCAAGGTACGCGTCGTCGGGCCAGGGCCCGAAGATGAAGCGCAGTTCCCACTCGACGCGCTGTATCGCACGCCGCGCGACGAGCAGCAGCGTGAAACGGTGCTGCTGCCCAATCAAGTCCTGACCCACATCACGATCCCGCGCGATGTCGTGCCGGCGAACGCGACCTACGAGGTGCGTCAGGGCGCCGGGCCCGACTATCCGCTGGCCTCGGCCGCGGCCGCCGTCCAACTCAAAGCCGGGCGGATCATCGCGGCCCGCGTGGTGCTCGGACAGGTCGCGCCGGTGCCGTGGGTTTCGAGCCTGGCGGCGAATGTTCTGCTGGGCCAGTTGGCGTCGCGCGAAGCGGCCGCCGCTGCCGGCGAGGCTGCCGTGCGCGAGGCGACGCCGCTGCCGGGGAATCGTTACAAGGTGCAACTCGCGCGCGTGGCCGTCGAACGTGCCGCGCTTCTGGCCTTCGGCCTGCAAACGGGAGGATTCTGA